The following are encoded together in the Lactuca sativa cultivar Salinas chromosome 1, Lsat_Salinas_v11, whole genome shotgun sequence genome:
- the LOC111893728 gene encoding uncharacterized protein LOC111893728: MGGGFRVLHLVRPFLAFLPEVQSADRKVPFREKVIYTVISLFIFLVCSQLPLYGIHSTTGADPFYWMRVILASNRGTVMELGITPIVTSGLVMQLLAGSKIIEVDNNVREDRALLNGAQKLLGILIAVGEAVAYVLSGMYGSVGQLGVGNAILIIVQLCFAGIIVICLDELLQKGYGLGSGISLFIATNICESIIWKAFSPTTINSGRGAEFEGAVIALFHLLITRSDKVRALREAFYRQNLPNVTNLLATVLIFLIVIYFQGFRVVLPVRSKNARGQQGSYPIKLFYTSNMPIILQSALVSNLYFISQLLHRKYSGNFLVDLLGKWKESEYSGQSVPVGGIAYYVTAPSSLADMAANPFHALFYLVFMLTACALFSKTWIEVSGSSARDVAKQLKEQQMVMPGHRDSNLQKELNRYIPTAAAFGGMCIGALTVLADFMGAIGSGTGILLAVTIIYQYFETFEKEKASELGLFGF; this comes from the exons ATGGGAGGCGGTTTTAGAGTGTTACATCTGGTTAGACCATTTCTTGCATTCTTGCCAGAAGTCCAAAGCGCAGATAGGAAAGTTCCCTTCAGAGAGAAAGTCATATACACTGTGATCTCTCTTTTCATCTTCCTGGTGTGCAGTCAGCTTCCTCTGTATGGCATCCATTCAACAACTGGTGCAGACCCTTTTTACTGGATGCGTGTTATTCTGGCTTCCAACCGTGGGACTGTGATGGAGTTGGGTATCACTCCCATTGTGACTTCTGGACTTGTCATGCAGCTATTGGCTGGGTCAAAGATTATCGAAGTGGACAACAATGTTCGTGAGGATCGTGCACTATT GAATGGTGCTCAGAAGTTGCTGGGAATCTTGATTGCGGTTGGTGAGGCTGTGGCTTATGTTCTATCAGGAATGTATGGCAGTGTTGGTCAACTTGGTGTTGGGAATGCTATTCTGATCATTGTTCAGCTATGTTTTGCTGGGATCATTGTCATATGTTTAGATGAACTCCTCCAGAAAGGATATGGCCTTGGTTCTGGAATTTCATTGTTCATAGCCACTAATATCTG TGAAAGTATCATCTGGAAAGCATTTAGCCCAACAACCATAAACAGTGGACGTGGTGCTGAATTTGAGGGTGCAGTTATTGCACTATTCCATCTTTTGATTACTCGGTCAGATAAAGTTCGGGCACTCCGGGAAGCTTTCTACCGACAAAATCTTCCAAATGTGACAAATCTACTGGCTACTGTTTTAATCTTCCTGATTGTCATCTACTTCCAAGGCTTCCGGGTAGTCTTGCCTGTGAGGTCCAAGAATGCCCGTGGTCAACAAGGCTCTTATCCCATCAAGCTCTTCTACACTTCCAACATGCCAATCATTCTTCAATCCGCACTTGTTTCCAACCTTTATTTCATCTCTcag TTGCTACACAGAAAATACAGTGGAAATTTCTTGGTTGATCTATTGGGAAAGTGGAAGGAGTCTGAATACTCTGGCCAGTCTGTCCCTGTTGGCGGCATTGCTTACTATGTCACTGCACCTTCAAG TTTGGCGGATATGGCAGCAAATCCATTCCATGCTCTTTTCTACTTGGTGTTCATGCTGACAGCTTGTGCACTTTTCTCAAAAACTTGGATTGAAGTTTCCGGATCATCTGCTAGAGATGTGGCCAAGCAACTGAAG GAGCAACAAATGGTGATGCCTGGGCATCGGGATTCGAACCTACAGAAGGAGCTGAACAGGTACATTCCAACAGCAGCTGCATTCGGAGGAATGTGCATCGGGGCGTTGACTGTTTTGGCAGATTTCATGGGAGCCATTGGTTCAGGCACTGGGATTTTGCTTGCAGTCACAATCATCTACCAATACTTTGAGACTTTTGAGAAGGAGAAAGCAAGTGAACTTGGTCTCTTTGGCTTTTAA